The following are from one region of the Sphingobium sp. TKS genome:
- a CDS encoding nuclear transport factor 2 family protein, with protein sequence MSDELARLLDYEAIRNVKARYCRFLDTKDWDGFLSLFTPDAVLDVEEDTGNPPMSGHAAILEQVRSAVIDACSAHQIHSSEIDLRGDEADMITAMQDRVVWAPGKCPIPGGQSITGFGHYTERYVRQDGQWKIAALKLTRLYVEVHPEPAV encoded by the coding sequence ATGAGCGACGAACTGGCCAGACTTCTCGACTATGAGGCGATCCGCAATGTGAAGGCGCGCTATTGCCGCTTTCTCGACACCAAGGACTGGGATGGCTTCCTCTCTCTGTTCACGCCCGATGCGGTGTTGGATGTGGAGGAGGACACCGGCAATCCCCCGATGAGCGGGCACGCCGCCATATTGGAGCAGGTGCGTTCCGCGGTCATCGACGCATGCTCGGCGCATCAGATCCACTCGTCGGAAATCGACCTGCGCGGCGATGAGGCGGACATGATCACGGCGATGCAGGACCGGGTGGTCTGGGCGCCGGGCAAATGTCCGATCCCCGGCGGTCAGTCGATCACCGGTTTCGGCCATTATACCGAACGCTATGTGCGTCAGGACGGACAGTGGAAAATCGCTGCGCTCAAGCTCACGCGCCTCTATGTCGAGGTGCATCCCGAACCTGCCGTTTGA
- a CDS encoding SDR family NAD(P)-dependent oxidoreductase, giving the protein MSVLDRFRLDGRTAILTGVGPGVGEHVAKAYAELGANVVLSARSQGRLDRIAAEINAADGGRAIAIAADAGEKADLERLVAGAREAFGPIHIVFNNAAAGVVYAADGGLWANTDDVWKTAMDVNVMATWRLTELTEADMKAHGKGSIISVQSCGGFTPIPPAVAYGVSKAALLFLVRELAKTQAPHTRINCLCVGSMSPDGQEADIHKGLGLAERNAIKRFGAADEAVGAAILLAGDGSSYTTGSTIFTEGGRVGTIS; this is encoded by the coding sequence ATGAGCGTTCTCGACCGTTTCCGCCTCGACGGGCGCACCGCCATCCTGACCGGCGTAGGGCCGGGCGTGGGAGAACATGTCGCCAAGGCCTATGCCGAATTGGGCGCCAATGTGGTCCTCTCCGCCCGCTCGCAGGGCCGGCTCGACCGGATTGCCGCAGAGATCAACGCGGCCGACGGCGGCAGGGCGATCGCCATCGCCGCCGATGCAGGCGAGAAGGCCGATCTCGAACGGCTGGTGGCGGGCGCCCGTGAGGCTTTTGGGCCGATCCATATCGTTTTCAACAATGCCGCGGCCGGCGTGGTCTATGCCGCTGATGGCGGGCTTTGGGCGAACACGGACGACGTCTGGAAAACGGCGATGGACGTCAATGTCATGGCGACCTGGCGTCTGACCGAACTGACCGAGGCCGATATGAAGGCGCATGGCAAGGGCAGCATCATTTCAGTCCAGAGCTGCGGCGGCTTCACGCCAATCCCGCCCGCCGTCGCCTATGGCGTGTCTAAGGCGGCGCTGCTCTTTCTGGTGCGCGAGCTGGCCAAGACGCAGGCGCCGCACACGCGGATCAACTGCCTGTGCGTCGGATCGATGAGTCCGGACGGACAAGAGGCCGATATTCACAAGGGGCTGGGCCTGGCCGAGCGCAACGCGATCAAGCGCTTCGGCGCGGCGGACGAGGCGGTAGGCGCAGCCATATTGCTGGCGGGGGACGGCTCCAGCTACACGACCGGCAGCACCATCTTCACCGAAGGCGGCCGGGTGGGGACCATTTCATGA
- a CDS encoding phosphotransferase family protein: protein MELLTPDRITVQLQDWLASEKPEWRDIRVRPLNVTLGAGFSADIFFVDVDYVDPAGAQSQTLVVRRQPMDLEVVFGSSLALQGRMMAALDARGDLPVPPWIGMHLDPDILGLPFLVMGKVEGECAKQKPNYNLEGWLVEMTPEQRRQTFTNAINAFASLATIDWRDGFEFLAQPENGRPGLDQYVGALEAWHKAAGRGRTMPIVDAAMAYVRANMPADAGVNVLWGDPTPSNVMFAADGSVNALIDWELAALGPAELDLAWWLYFDDLFGRRFGITRLEGLPSKDETIAIWEAASGQKAGHLNYYDIVAALRMALVAVGAFDRQVGIGNISATNKSLNDNFMTLYLAEKLGLPIPELGPDFVAFMKNLTPVEDKAA from the coding sequence ATGGAATTGCTGACTCCCGATCGTATCACCGTCCAGTTGCAGGACTGGCTGGCGAGCGAAAAGCCCGAGTGGCGCGACATCCGCGTTCGCCCGCTCAATGTGACGCTGGGCGCGGGCTTTTCGGCGGACATCTTCTTTGTCGACGTCGACTATGTCGATCCGGCTGGTGCCCAGAGCCAGACGCTTGTGGTCCGCCGTCAGCCGATGGATCTGGAAGTGGTGTTCGGCAGCAGCCTCGCGCTTCAGGGCAGGATGATGGCGGCGCTCGATGCGCGCGGCGATCTGCCCGTGCCGCCCTGGATCGGCATGCATCTCGACCCCGATATTCTCGGCCTGCCTTTCCTGGTGATGGGCAAGGTGGAAGGGGAATGCGCCAAGCAAAAGCCCAATTATAATCTGGAAGGCTGGCTGGTCGAGATGACCCCGGAACAGCGGCGGCAAACATTCACCAATGCCATCAACGCTTTTGCCAGCCTGGCGACGATCGACTGGCGCGACGGCTTTGAATTTCTCGCCCAGCCGGAAAATGGGCGGCCGGGTCTCGATCAATATGTCGGTGCGCTGGAGGCGTGGCACAAGGCTGCGGGGCGCGGCCGGACGATGCCCATCGTCGATGCCGCCATGGCCTATGTGCGCGCCAACATGCCTGCCGATGCGGGGGTGAATGTGTTGTGGGGCGATCCCACGCCGTCGAACGTCATGTTCGCGGCCGACGGTAGCGTCAACGCGCTGATCGACTGGGAACTCGCGGCACTGGGGCCGGCGGAGCTTGACCTCGCCTGGTGGCTCTATTTCGACGATCTGTTCGGCCGCCGCTTTGGTATCACCCGGCTGGAAGGCCTGCCGAGCAAGGACGAGACGATTGCCATCTGGGAAGCGGCAAGCGGACAGAAGGCCGGGCATCTCAATTATTATGACATCGTCGCGGCGCTCCGCATGGCGCTGGTCGCGGTGGGCGCCTTCGACCGGCAGGTCGGCATCGGCAACATCTCTGCGACGAACAAATCGCTCAACGACAATTTCATGACCCTTTACCTGGCCGAAAAGCTGGGGCTGCCCATCCCCGAACTGGGACCGGATTTCGTGGCCTTCATGAAGAATCTGACGCCGGTGGAAGACAAGGCGGCCTGA
- a CDS encoding sulfotransferase family protein yields MNGAVAERSPLDVDALIAEAGAATGLSDFGPDLSFMTGFRRLVEAVEAMDPPAQLRETAHHKIVGLLATRLRFAEDERQHPDIVAQDVGDPLIVCGLPRTGTTITYDLLCLDPAARAPREWEWYIPWPAPEEASFDSDPRIAQVQAIYENWLKHAPQLADIQRMDCTQPGECNHGMMLHFASTNFPAELGVPDFARWLQDTVPEGQYRTHKRMLQQYQWKGPKGRWTLKSPQHLMDLPGLVEAYPGAMLVWTHRDPVLTFSSLSSMIAGFLAAVGGADDLKAIGRSVVDTWCAAMARATEARANDPAIEGRILDLAHRDIVADPMAAMQRIYDRFALSFTDEHRDRITAFLADNPAASRLGKHKHSPEQFGIDPGEVHERLAGYYARYGHLFDRARP; encoded by the coding sequence ATGAACGGAGCTGTCGCGGAGCGCTCGCCTCTCGACGTCGATGCGCTGATCGCGGAGGCGGGCGCCGCGACCGGACTGTCCGATTTCGGACCGGACCTGTCCTTCATGACGGGCTTTCGCCGGCTGGTCGAAGCGGTCGAGGCGATGGACCCGCCTGCCCAGCTGCGCGAGACCGCGCATCACAAGATTGTCGGTTTGCTCGCGACCCGGTTGCGCTTCGCCGAAGACGAAAGGCAGCATCCGGACATTGTCGCGCAGGACGTGGGGGACCCGCTGATCGTCTGCGGCCTGCCGCGCACCGGGACGACGATCACCTATGACCTGCTCTGCCTTGATCCGGCCGCTCGCGCGCCCCGCGAATGGGAATGGTATATCCCCTGGCCTGCCCCGGAAGAAGCGAGTTTCGACAGCGATCCGCGCATCGCGCAGGTGCAGGCCATTTATGAAAACTGGCTGAAACACGCGCCGCAACTGGCCGATATCCAGCGGATGGACTGCACGCAGCCGGGAGAGTGCAATCATGGCATGATGCTGCATTTCGCCAGCACCAATTTTCCGGCCGAACTGGGGGTTCCCGATTTCGCCCGCTGGTTGCAGGATACCGTGCCGGAAGGGCAATATCGCACCCACAAGCGGATGCTCCAGCAATATCAGTGGAAAGGACCCAAGGGCCGCTGGACGCTGAAATCACCGCAGCATCTGATGGACCTGCCCGGTCTGGTGGAGGCCTATCCCGGCGCGATGCTGGTGTGGACGCATCGCGATCCGGTGCTGACCTTCTCTTCGTTGTCGAGCATGATCGCGGGGTTCCTCGCTGCCGTGGGCGGCGCAGACGACCTGAAGGCGATCGGCCGGTCGGTGGTCGACACCTGGTGCGCGGCGATGGCCCGCGCGACCGAGGCGCGGGCGAATGATCCGGCGATCGAGGGCCGCATTCTCGACCTCGCCCATCGCGATATCGTTGCCGATCCGATGGCGGCGATGCAGCGCATCTACGACCGCTTCGCTCTGTCCTTCACCGACGAGCATCGCGACCGCATCACCGCTTTTCTGGCAGATAATCCGGCCGCCAGCCGCCTTGGCAAGCACAAGCATAGTCCGGAACAGTTCGGCATCGATCCGGGCGAGGTGCATGAGCGGCTTGCCGGCTATTATGCGCGCTACGGCCATCTGTTCGACCGCGCGCGACCCTGA
- a CDS encoding TIGR03857 family LLM class F420-dependent oxidoreductase, translated as MTEAVEPGAQALFDKFGTYILPGRVNDPRRGIDEAKEAERIGLGCVWISERYALKEPAVLAGAVAEATSKIRITGTLYATMRHPLVTASVADMMQAMSGERFRLMFARAVPAYMKMLGSPPITMERLADLISICRRLWAGEKIDYEGVLGKFPAINLTDRHCGTPPPIIFTAIGPKSLEFAGEHCDGVLLHPFVSAQGVKNSAKIVRDAAEKAGRDPMSVRIYHNIIVAPDLPKDEEEAVVGGRAITYFELPGFGDLIVDINGWDKKVLEDIRAHPKIAGLNGKPADQAYTRQELVDVSRLIPQQWLDEGAAVGTAAQCADQLMGFLDAGADEILLHGSSPKDMGPLTTELKRALAAKGL; from the coding sequence ATGACGGAAGCGGTGGAACCCGGCGCGCAGGCACTTTTCGACAAGTTCGGCACCTATATCCTCCCCGGGCGGGTCAATGATCCGCGCCGCGGCATCGACGAAGCGAAAGAGGCGGAGCGCATCGGCCTTGGCTGCGTGTGGATATCCGAACGCTATGCGCTGAAGGAACCGGCGGTGCTGGCGGGCGCGGTGGCCGAGGCCACGTCGAAGATCCGCATCACCGGCACCCTATATGCGACGATGCGCCATCCGCTCGTCACCGCCAGCGTCGCCGACATGATGCAGGCGATGAGCGGCGAGCGGTTCCGCCTGATGTTCGCGCGGGCGGTTCCGGCCTATATGAAGATGCTGGGTTCGCCGCCGATCACCATGGAGCGGCTGGCCGATCTGATCTCGATCTGCCGGCGCCTCTGGGCGGGTGAGAAGATCGATTATGAGGGTGTGCTGGGCAAATTCCCCGCCATCAATCTGACCGATCGCCATTGCGGCACGCCCCCGCCGATCATCTTCACTGCGATCGGGCCCAAAAGCCTGGAATTCGCTGGCGAACATTGCGACGGCGTGCTGCTGCATCCCTTCGTGTCGGCGCAGGGGGTGAAGAACAGCGCCAAGATCGTCCGCGACGCGGCGGAGAAGGCCGGCCGCGATCCCATGTCCGTGCGCATCTATCACAATATCATCGTCGCCCCGGACCTGCCCAAGGACGAGGAAGAGGCCGTCGTCGGCGGCCGCGCCATCACCTATTTCGAACTGCCCGGCTTTGGCGACCTGATCGTCGACATCAACGGCTGGGACAAGAAGGTGCTGGAGGATATCCGCGCCCATCCCAAGATTGCAGGCCTCAACGGCAAGCCGGCGGATCAGGCCTATACGCGGCAGGAGCTGGTCGACGTCAGTCGGCTCATTCCGCAGCAATGGCTGGACGAGGGCGCTGCGGTGGGGACCGCGGCCCAATGCGCCGATCAGCTCATGGGGTTCCTGGATGCTGGCGCCGATGAAATTCTGCTCCACGGCTCGTCGCCCAAGGATATGGGGCCGCTCACCACCGAACTGAAGCGCGCGCTGGCGGCGAAGGGGCTGTAA